One window of Candidatus Binatia bacterium genomic DNA carries:
- the purQ gene encoding phosphoribosylformylglycinamidine synthase subunit PurQ, with protein MKWGVVSFPGSNDDLGTLHVLRNVLGHEAVPLWHKSSDLANVDCVILPGGFSYGDYLRCGAIARFSAVMAAITDFAAHGGLVLGICNGFQVLCEAGLLPGALVRNRTLSFICREATLRVESVANPFVNRALVGDVWRIPVKHGEGCYVADEATLDQLERDGQVLLRYCRPDGSRAREGEDASDYNPNGSMRDIAGVMNATRNVFGMMPHPEHGADPSLREVSWPDAGVPDGLRVFQSIAGWIADLGQRAAVDSMR; from the coding sequence GTGAAGTGGGGCGTCGTCAGCTTCCCGGGCTCGAACGATGACCTCGGGACGCTGCACGTGCTGCGCAACGTTCTCGGTCACGAGGCCGTGCCGCTGTGGCACAAGAGCTCGGATCTAGCGAACGTCGACTGCGTCATCCTGCCGGGCGGCTTCTCGTACGGCGACTACCTGCGCTGCGGCGCGATCGCACGCTTCTCGGCGGTGATGGCCGCGATCACCGACTTCGCGGCGCACGGCGGTCTCGTGCTCGGCATCTGCAACGGCTTCCAGGTGCTGTGCGAGGCGGGGCTCCTGCCGGGCGCGCTGGTGCGCAACCGCACGCTGTCCTTCATCTGTCGCGAGGCGACGCTGCGGGTCGAGAGCGTCGCCAACCCGTTCGTCAATCGGGCGCTGGTCGGCGACGTCTGGCGGATCCCGGTCAAGCACGGGGAGGGCTGCTACGTCGCCGACGAGGCGACGCTCGACCAGCTCGAGCGCGACGGCCAGGTGCTGCTGCGCTACTGCCGACCCGACGGCTCGCGCGCACGCGAGGGCGAGGACGCGTCCGACTACAACCCAAACGGCTCGATGCGCGACATCGCGGGCGTGATGAACGCGACGCGCAACGTCTTCGGCATGATGCCGCACCCCGAGCACGGCGCCGATCCGAGCCTGCGCGAGGTCTCCTGGCCGGACGCCGGCGTGCCCGACGGGCTGCGCGTCTTTCAATCGATCGCCGGCTGGATCGCCGATCTGGGTCAGCGCGCGGCGGTCGATTCCATGCGGTGA
- the purB gene encoding adenylosuccinate lyase, translating to MIARYTRPEMARLWTDAHRLSIWLEIEVLVCEALARRGKIPEDAVREIRARAKVDPARVAEIEAEVKHDVIAFVTAAAESVGPAGRWLHLGLTSSDVIDTAFAVQLSHAAYLLLRDLDALLVAVRGLAERYRDTPMIGRTHGVHAEPITFGVKVASWYAELCRGFERLRTAAREIATGKLSGAVGTYAHMLPEVEAEVLGKLGLTPEPVATQVVPRDRHAAYFGTLALIAASIERIATELRHLQRTEVLEAEEPFTQGQKGSSAMPHKRNPWMAENLCGLARLVRGYALSSLENVALWHERDISHSSVERVIAPDANIVLDFMLVRLTGILTNLVVYPERMAANAAVSGDLVYSESVLLALVHAGVAREEGYRWVQRCAFAARDGKGSFRELIAADPDVKRVLSSEQIDKAFDPGRALAHTGEIVERALAVRPELPPAPPLLEVA from the coding sequence ATGATCGCGCGGTACACGCGCCCGGAGATGGCGCGTCTGTGGACGGACGCGCACCGTCTTTCGATCTGGCTCGAGATCGAGGTTCTGGTCTGCGAGGCGCTCGCGCGCCGCGGCAAGATTCCCGAGGACGCGGTGCGGGAGATCCGCGCGCGCGCGAAGGTCGACCCGGCGCGGGTCGCCGAGATCGAGGCCGAGGTCAAGCACGACGTGATCGCGTTCGTCACCGCGGCCGCGGAGAGCGTCGGCCCGGCGGGACGCTGGCTGCACCTCGGGCTCACCTCGTCCGACGTCATCGACACCGCGTTCGCCGTGCAGCTGAGCCACGCGGCGTACCTGCTGCTGCGCGACCTCGACGCTCTGCTGGTCGCCGTGCGCGGGCTCGCCGAGCGCTACCGCGACACGCCGATGATCGGCCGCACGCACGGCGTGCACGCCGAGCCGATCACCTTCGGGGTCAAGGTCGCGAGCTGGTACGCCGAGCTGTGCCGCGGCTTCGAGCGCCTGCGCACGGCGGCGCGCGAGATCGCGACCGGAAAGCTGTCGGGCGCGGTCGGGACGTACGCGCACATGCTGCCCGAGGTCGAGGCCGAGGTGCTGGGCAAGCTCGGGCTCACGCCCGAGCCGGTCGCGACGCAGGTCGTGCCGCGCGACCGGCACGCCGCCTACTTCGGAACGCTCGCGCTGATCGCCGCGTCGATCGAGCGCATCGCGACCGAGCTGCGCCACCTGCAGCGTACCGAGGTGCTCGAGGCCGAGGAGCCGTTCACGCAGGGGCAGAAGGGCTCGTCGGCGATGCCGCACAAGCGCAACCCGTGGATGGCGGAGAACCTCTGCGGGCTCGCGCGCCTGGTGCGCGGCTACGCGCTGAGCTCGCTCGAGAACGTCGCGCTGTGGCACGAGCGCGACATCAGCCACTCGTCGGTCGAGCGCGTGATCGCGCCCGACGCGAACATCGTGCTCGACTTCATGCTCGTGCGCCTGACGGGCATCCTCACCAACCTGGTCGTCTACCCCGAGCGCATGGCGGCCAACGCGGCGGTCTCTGGCGATCTCGTGTACTCCGAGAGCGTGCTCCTCGCGCTGGTCCACGCCGGCGTCGCGCGCGAGGAGGGCTATCGCTGGGTGCAGCGCTGCGCGTTCGCGGCCCGCGACGGCAAGGGCTCGTTCCGCGAGCTGATCGCCGCCGATCCGGACGTGAAGCGCGTGCTCTCGTCCGAGCAGATCGACAAGGCCTTCGACCCCGGGCGCGCGCTCGCGCACACGGGCGAGATCGTCGAGCGCGCGCTCGCGGTGCGGCCGGAGCTGCCGCCGGCGCCGCCGCTCCTCGAGGTCGCGTGA
- the pnp gene encoding polyribonucleotide nucleotidyltransferase yields the protein MEPKLVSLELAGRPFSIEVGKVARQAGGAAFVRYGDTVVLVTATAAPTAREGVDFLPLTVDYQEKTFAAGKIPGGFFKREGKPSEKEVLTSRLIDRPIRPLIPKGWGYETQIVATVLSAEKDSDPDMVALCGASAALTVSDIPFDGPIAAVRIGRVDGQFCINPTAEQSEKSDINLVVAGTRDAIVMVEGGANIVPDDVMLDALFTAHAALQPIIDLQLELQKAIGKPKRPVPPVAEDPALEARVREIAQPLLQEALATPAKQERAAKFDEAKNATLTQLAEEFPGREKGISNAFSHLKYEAVRRMIVEQKKRLDGRGLADIRPITCEVGLLPRTHGSALFTRGETQALVATTLGTSSDQQRIDALLGETHKSFMLHYNFPPFSVGEVKFLRGPSRRDIGHGALAERALMPVLPKGDDFPYTIRIVSEILESNGSSSMATVCGGSLSLLDAGVKTKAPVAGIAMGLIKEGDSFAILSDILGDEDHLGDMDFKVAGTAEGVTALQMDIKISGVSREVMHAALEQARAGRLHILAEMAKAMPAPRESLSPYAPRITTIKIRTDKIRDVIGPGGKVIRALVEETGCQIDIEDDGTVQIASSDGASMQKAIDRILAITAEAEVGKIYNGKVRKIVDFGAFVEIMPGTDGLLHISQISRERIRSVSDVLKEGDEVRVKVLEVDRSGKIRLSRREAMAEEGIQE from the coding sequence ATGGAGCCCAAGCTAGTATCGCTGGAGCTGGCCGGTAGACCATTCTCGATCGAGGTCGGGAAGGTGGCGCGGCAGGCAGGCGGCGCGGCCTTCGTCCGCTACGGCGACACGGTCGTCCTGGTCACGGCCACGGCCGCACCGACCGCGCGTGAGGGAGTCGATTTCCTGCCCCTCACCGTCGACTACCAGGAGAAGACGTTCGCCGCCGGGAAGATCCCCGGCGGCTTTTTCAAGCGCGAAGGAAAGCCCTCCGAGAAGGAGGTCCTCACCTCGCGTCTCATCGACCGACCGATCCGGCCGCTGATCCCGAAGGGCTGGGGCTACGAGACCCAGATCGTCGCGACCGTCCTCTCGGCCGAGAAGGACAGCGACCCCGACATGGTCGCGCTGTGCGGCGCGTCGGCGGCGCTGACCGTCTCGGATATCCCGTTCGACGGTCCGATCGCCGCGGTCCGCATCGGGCGCGTCGACGGTCAGTTCTGCATCAACCCGACCGCCGAGCAGAGCGAGAAGAGCGACATCAACCTCGTCGTCGCGGGCACCCGCGACGCGATCGTCATGGTCGAGGGCGGCGCGAACATCGTCCCCGACGACGTGATGCTCGACGCGCTCTTCACCGCGCACGCCGCGCTGCAGCCGATCATCGATCTGCAGCTCGAGCTGCAGAAGGCGATCGGCAAGCCGAAGCGTCCGGTGCCGCCGGTCGCCGAGGATCCCGCGCTCGAGGCGCGCGTGCGCGAGATCGCGCAGCCGCTGCTGCAGGAGGCGCTCGCCACGCCGGCCAAGCAGGAGCGCGCGGCGAAGTTCGACGAGGCGAAGAACGCGACGCTCACCCAGCTCGCCGAGGAGTTTCCCGGCCGCGAGAAGGGGATCTCGAACGCCTTCTCGCACCTCAAGTACGAGGCCGTGCGCCGCATGATCGTCGAGCAGAAGAAGCGCCTCGACGGACGCGGCCTCGCCGACATCCGGCCGATCACCTGCGAGGTCGGGTTGCTGCCGCGCACGCACGGCTCGGCGCTGTTCACCCGCGGCGAGACCCAGGCGCTGGTCGCCACGACGCTCGGCACCTCGTCCGATCAGCAGCGCATCGACGCGCTCCTCGGCGAGACGCACAAGAGCTTCATGCTGCACTACAACTTCCCGCCGTTCTCGGTCGGGGAGGTGAAGTTCCTGCGCGGCCCGAGCCGGCGTGACATCGGCCACGGCGCGCTCGCCGAGCGCGCCCTCATGCCGGTCCTGCCGAAGGGCGACGACTTCCCGTACACGATCCGCATCGTCTCGGAGATCCTCGAGTCGAACGGCTCGTCGTCGATGGCGACGGTGTGCGGCGGCTCGCTGTCGCTGCTCGACGCCGGCGTCAAGACCAAAGCTCCGGTCGCCGGCATCGCGATGGGCCTGATCAAGGAGGGCGACAGCTTCGCCATCCTGTCGGACATCCTCGGCGACGAGGACCACCTCGGCGACATGGACTTCAAGGTCGCCGGCACCGCGGAAGGCGTCACCGCGCTGCAGATGGACATCAAGATCAGCGGCGTGTCGCGCGAGGTGATGCACGCCGCGCTCGAGCAGGCGCGCGCCGGACGTCTGCACATCCTCGCCGAGATGGCGAAGGCGATGCCGGCGCCGCGCGAGTCGCTGTCGCCGTACGCGCCGCGCATCACGACGATCAAGATCCGCACGGACAAGATCCGCGACGTCATCGGCCCGGGCGGCAAGGTGATCCGCGCGCTGGTCGAGGAGACCGGCTGCCAGATCGACATCGAGGACGACGGCACGGTGCAGATCGCGTCGTCCGACGGCGCCTCGATGCAGAAGGCGATCGACCGGATCCTCGCGATCACGGCCGAGGCCGAGGTCGGGAAGATCTACAACGGCAAGGTCCGCAAGATCGTCGACTTCGGCGCCTTCGTCGAGATCATGCCCGGCACCGACGGGCTGCTGCACATCTCGCAGATCTCGCGCGAGCGCATCCGCAGCGTGAGCGACGTCCTCAAGGAAGGCGACGAGGTCCGCGTCAAGGTCCTCGAGGTCGACCGCTCGGGCAAGATCCGGCTGTCGCGCCGCGAGGCGATGGCGGAAGAAGGCATTCAGGAGTAG
- the purL gene encoding phosphoribosylformylglycinamidine synthase subunit PurL, whose amino-acid sequence MARPQVTLETAREHGLTDDEYRRLTETLGRTPTIEELGVAAVMWSEHCSYKSSRIHLRKLPTEHRRVVQGPGENAGAVSIGDGLALVFKIESHNHPSYIEPYQGAATGVGGILRDVFTMGARPVASMDSIRFGSLSHPRTRYLVKGVVAGIGGYGNSIGVPTVGGELVFDSGYDFNCLVNAFTLGVVEESRLMRARATGVGNVVMMFGSRTGRDGIHGASLLASAEFDEKSEEKRPTVQVGDPFLEKLLLEATLEIQKADLALAVQDMGAAGITSSSVEMAHRGGLGIELDLDRVPLREPGMSAYEIMLSESQERMLLVAKPENVDAIRAICDRWDLESAVIGKLTDDRLLRVRHHGEEVIRVPIELLADPPALERPSAEPAESTVEFVLDELPEPRDYGQALRDMLASPNLCSRRWVYQQYDHYVGAATVVHPGADAAVIRVLGTDKHVAMTVDCNARYCSLDPYLGACIAVCEAARNLVATGAEPLAISDCLNFGSPERPEIMWQFEQAIAGIRDACNAFDLPVVSGNVSFYNETEGRAIPPTPTIAMVGLLRTPKPVTPWFKGEGDVIILLGRTREEVSGSEYAAVLHGITHGSPPWVDLEAERQLHAVVLEAAERGLLRSAHDLSEGGLAIALAECCFLAPDGVRKLGARVRIDESMRPDAYLFGESQARMLVSVKREHAATLRDLANEAGVAVTVLGEVGGGMLDFEGVASVSVQELFEIWDTALEKLMRG is encoded by the coding sequence GTGGCGCGTCCACAGGTCACGCTCGAGACGGCCCGCGAGCACGGGCTCACCGACGACGAGTACCGCCGCCTGACCGAGACGCTCGGGCGCACGCCGACCATCGAGGAGCTCGGCGTCGCGGCGGTGATGTGGTCCGAGCACTGCAGCTACAAGAGCTCGCGCATCCACCTGCGCAAGCTCCCGACCGAGCATCGCCGCGTCGTGCAGGGACCGGGCGAGAACGCCGGCGCGGTGTCGATCGGCGACGGGCTCGCGCTGGTCTTCAAGATCGAGAGCCACAACCACCCGTCGTACATCGAGCCCTACCAGGGTGCGGCGACCGGCGTCGGCGGCATCCTGCGCGACGTCTTCACGATGGGCGCGCGGCCGGTCGCGTCGATGGACTCGATCCGCTTCGGCAGCCTGTCGCACCCGCGCACGCGCTACCTGGTGAAGGGCGTGGTCGCCGGCATCGGCGGCTACGGCAACTCGATCGGCGTGCCGACGGTCGGCGGCGAGCTGGTCTTCGACTCGGGCTACGACTTCAACTGCCTGGTGAACGCCTTCACGCTCGGCGTCGTCGAGGAGTCGCGGCTGATGCGCGCGCGGGCGACCGGCGTCGGCAACGTCGTGATGATGTTCGGCTCGCGCACCGGACGCGACGGCATCCACGGCGCGAGCCTGCTCGCGTCCGCCGAGTTCGACGAAAAGAGCGAGGAGAAGCGCCCGACCGTGCAGGTCGGCGACCCGTTCCTCGAGAAGCTGCTGCTCGAGGCGACGCTCGAGATCCAGAAGGCCGATCTCGCGCTCGCCGTGCAGGACATGGGCGCCGCCGGCATCACCAGCTCGAGCGTCGAGATGGCGCACCGCGGCGGGCTCGGCATCGAGCTCGACCTCGACCGCGTGCCGCTGCGCGAGCCCGGCATGTCGGCGTACGAGATCATGCTCTCGGAGTCCCAGGAGCGCATGCTGCTGGTCGCGAAGCCCGAGAACGTCGACGCGATCCGCGCGATCTGCGACCGCTGGGACCTCGAGTCCGCGGTGATCGGCAAGCTCACCGACGATCGTCTGCTCCGCGTCCGTCACCACGGCGAGGAGGTGATCCGCGTCCCGATCGAGCTGCTCGCCGACCCGCCGGCGCTCGAGCGGCCGTCGGCAGAGCCTGCCGAGTCGACCGTCGAATTTGTGCTCGACGAGCTGCCCGAGCCGCGCGACTACGGGCAGGCGCTGCGCGACATGCTCGCCTCGCCGAACCTGTGCTCGCGCCGCTGGGTCTACCAGCAGTACGACCACTACGTCGGCGCGGCGACCGTGGTTCATCCTGGCGCCGACGCGGCCGTGATCCGCGTCCTCGGCACCGACAAGCACGTCGCGATGACGGTCGACTGCAACGCGCGCTACTGCTCGCTCGATCCCTACCTCGGCGCGTGCATCGCGGTGTGCGAGGCGGCACGCAACCTGGTCGCGACCGGCGCCGAGCCGCTCGCGATCTCCGACTGCCTCAACTTCGGCAGCCCCGAGCGGCCGGAGATCATGTGGCAGTTCGAGCAGGCGATCGCCGGCATCCGCGACGCGTGCAACGCCTTCGACCTGCCGGTCGTGAGCGGCAACGTCAGCTTCTACAACGAGACCGAGGGCCGGGCGATCCCGCCGACGCCGACCATCGCGATGGTCGGCCTGCTGCGCACTCCCAAGCCGGTCACGCCCTGGTTCAAGGGGGAGGGCGACGTCATCATCCTGCTCGGCCGCACACGCGAGGAGGTCTCGGGCAGCGAGTACGCGGCGGTGCTGCACGGCATCACGCACGGCTCGCCGCCGTGGGTCGACCTCGAGGCCGAGCGCCAGCTGCACGCGGTGGTGCTGGAAGCCGCGGAGCGTGGGCTCTTGCGCTCGGCGCACGATCTCTCCGAAGGCGGTCTCGCGATCGCGCTCGCCGAGTGCTGCTTCCTCGCGCCCGACGGGGTGCGCAAGCTCGGCGCGCGCGTGCGCATCGACGAGAGCATGCGTCCCGACGCCTATCTCTTCGGCGAGAGCCAGGCGCGCATGCTGGTCAGCGTCAAGCGCGAGCACGCGGCAACGCTGCGTGACCTCGCGAACGAGGCCGGCGTCGCCGTCACCGTGCTCGGCGAGGTCGGCGGTGGCATGCTGGATTTCGAGGGGGTCGCGAGCGTCTCGGTGCAGGAGCTGTTCGAGATCTGGGACACGGCGCTCGAGAAGCTGATGCGAGGTTGA
- the rpsO gene encoding 30S ribosomal protein S15 — protein MALAAARKRELIESFRSHEKDTGSSEVQIALLSERINYLTEHQKKHAKDYASQRGLIMLVGQRRRLLDYLKRTAPERYKQVIERLGLRK, from the coding sequence GTGGCGTTAGCCGCGGCACGCAAGCGCGAGTTGATCGAGAGCTTCCGGTCCCACGAGAAGGACACGGGCTCCTCGGAGGTGCAGATCGCCCTCCTGAGTGAACGGATCAACTACCTGACCGAGCATCAGAAGAAGCACGCAAAGGATTACGCCTCCCAGCGCGGCCTCATCATGCTGGTCGGGCAACGGCGACGGCTCCTCGACTACCTGAAGCGCACGGCCCCAGAGCGGTACAAGCAGGTCATCGAGCGGCTCGGACTACGCAAGTAG
- the dut gene encoding dUTP diphosphatase, with protein sequence MVGAGAGTAVRVAIWRPRGGDAPLPRYMTPGAAGCDLAADLDAPVTLAPLERKLVPTGLAIALPEGFEAQIRPRSGLALREGLSLLNTPGTIDSDYRGEIQLIVVNLSNEPRTIRPGDRVAQLVVAPVARAEWQLLEQAPAEGDALWTRRGAGGFGHTGAGADAVGGRGEER encoded by the coding sequence ATGGTCGGAGCAGGGGCTGGCACGGCAGTGCGGGTCGCGATCTGGCGACCGCGCGGCGGCGACGCACCGCTGCCGCGCTACATGACGCCCGGCGCCGCAGGCTGCGACCTCGCCGCGGACCTCGACGCGCCCGTCACGCTGGCGCCGCTCGAGCGCAAGCTCGTGCCCACCGGGCTCGCGATCGCGCTGCCCGAGGGCTTCGAGGCGCAGATCCGCCCGCGCAGCGGCCTCGCCCTGCGCGAGGGGCTCAGCCTGCTGAACACGCCGGGCACGATCGACTCGGACTACCGGGGCGAGATCCAGCTCATTGTCGTGAACCTGAGCAACGAGCCGCGCACGATTCGACCGGGCGACCGCGTGGCGCAGCTCGTGGTCGCGCCGGTCGCGCGCGCCGAGTGGCAGCTCCTGGAGCAAGCGCCCGCCGAGGGCGACGCGCTGTGGACGCGTCGCGGCGCCGGCGGGTTCGGCCACACGGGCGCCGGCGCAGACGCTGTGGGCGGTCGCGGGGAGGAGCGATGA
- the purC gene encoding phosphoribosylaminoimidazolesuccinocarboxamide synthase, translating to MAAVERRELLYEGKAKQVWSTDDPNLVVQYFKDDATAFNAQKRGTIASKGILNNAISERLFRLLEDSGVKTHFVERLSDREMLVRRLRIFPVEVVVRNVVAGSLAQRLGLEEGRELPSPIVELYYKNDALGDPMINDFHVTVLGMASREELDTVVATSLRVNAVLQPFLAERNLTLVDFKLEYGVSTADGAILLGDEICPDTCRLWDTATRERLDKDRFRRDLGRVEEAYQEVYRRIVT from the coding sequence ATGGCGGCCGTCGAGCGGAGAGAGCTGCTCTACGAGGGCAAGGCGAAGCAGGTCTGGTCGACCGACGACCCGAACCTCGTCGTCCAGTACTTCAAGGACGACGCGACCGCCTTCAACGCGCAGAAGCGCGGCACGATCGCCTCGAAGGGAATCCTCAACAACGCGATCTCCGAGCGGCTCTTCCGCCTGCTCGAGGACAGCGGCGTCAAGACACATTTTGTCGAGCGGCTCTCCGACCGCGAGATGCTCGTGCGGCGGCTGCGGATCTTCCCCGTCGAGGTCGTCGTGCGCAACGTGGTCGCGGGCAGCCTCGCGCAGCGCCTCGGGCTCGAGGAGGGCAGGGAGCTGCCGTCGCCGATCGTCGAGCTGTACTACAAGAACGACGCGCTCGGGGATCCGATGATCAACGACTTTCACGTCACCGTGCTCGGCATGGCGAGCCGCGAGGAGCTCGACACGGTCGTCGCGACGAGCCTGCGCGTCAACGCCGTCCTGCAGCCGTTCCTCGCCGAGCGCAATCTCACGCTCGTGGATTTCAAGCTCGAGTACGGCGTCTCCACCGCCGACGGCGCGATCCTGCTCGGCGACGAGATCTGTCCCGACACGTGCCGCCTCTGGGACACGGCGACGCGCGAGCGGCTCGACAAGGATCGCTTCCGGCGCGACCTCGGTAGGGTGGAGGAAGCGTACCAGGAAGTGTATAGACGCATCGTCACGTGA
- a CDS encoding pitrilysin family protein — protein sequence MPSLGDPSTVRKSVLPNGIRVLSETVPQFTSATLGIWVENGSVYEPAELNGISHFLEHVFFKGTERRTAKEIAESIDGVGGVLNAFTSKEYTCYYAKVLREDLPLALDVLSDLFLHSTFAAEEIERERGVILSEIMESEDTPDDHVHVVFDRGFWPGHPISLPITGTAETVSAMRREHFLRFLDERYRPDRVLICAAGAVDHDWLVDQVSAAFGSLQGTSSKPDLPLPEPKPSLTLVERELEQVQMVLGVPGLKHTDPRRYAAYVMNTALGGGMSSRLFQEVREKRGKAYTISSYLASFHHTGYLAVNAGLSADSVDEVIDVVRNEMRKLAQDGLEPAELARAKSQIKGTILLSLESSESRMSRIAKNEMYFGRNIEPAEVADAISRVTQEDVQALARELFSARAGLALLGDLTGIKVTEAALAPA from the coding sequence GTGCCCAGCCTCGGCGACCCGAGCACCGTCCGCAAGAGCGTCCTGCCGAACGGGATTCGGGTGCTCTCGGAGACCGTTCCGCAGTTCACCTCGGCGACGCTCGGAATCTGGGTCGAGAACGGCTCGGTCTACGAGCCCGCCGAGCTGAACGGCATCTCGCACTTCCTCGAGCACGTCTTCTTCAAGGGGACCGAGCGTCGCACCGCGAAGGAGATCGCGGAGTCGATCGACGGCGTCGGCGGCGTCCTCAACGCGTTCACGAGCAAGGAGTACACTTGCTACTACGCGAAGGTCCTGCGTGAGGACCTGCCGCTCGCGCTCGACGTCCTCTCCGATCTGTTCCTGCACTCGACGTTCGCCGCCGAGGAGATCGAGCGCGAGCGCGGCGTGATCCTCTCGGAGATCATGGAGTCCGAGGACACGCCGGACGATCACGTCCACGTCGTCTTCGACCGCGGCTTCTGGCCCGGGCATCCGATCTCGCTGCCGATCACCGGCACCGCGGAGACGGTGTCCGCGATGCGCCGCGAGCACTTCCTGCGCTTCCTCGACGAGCGCTACCGTCCGGACCGCGTGCTGATCTGCGCGGCCGGTGCGGTCGATCACGACTGGCTCGTCGATCAGGTGAGCGCAGCGTTCGGCTCGCTCCAGGGAACGAGCTCCAAGCCCGACCTGCCGCTGCCCGAGCCCAAGCCGAGCCTGACGCTCGTCGAGCGCGAGCTCGAGCAGGTGCAGATGGTGCTCGGCGTGCCGGGCCTCAAGCACACCGACCCCCGCCGCTACGCGGCCTACGTGATGAACACCGCGCTCGGCGGCGGCATGAGCTCGCGCCTCTTCCAGGAGGTGCGCGAGAAGCGGGGCAAGGCCTACACGATCTCGTCGTACCTCGCGTCCTTCCACCACACCGGCTACCTCGCCGTGAACGCCGGCCTCTCCGCCGACTCGGTGGACGAGGTGATCGACGTCGTGCGCAACGAGATGCGCAAGCTCGCGCAGGACGGCCTCGAGCCCGCCGAGCTCGCTCGCGCCAAGAGCCAGATCAAAGGCACGATCCTGCTGAGCCTCGAGAGCAGCGAGAGCCGGATGTCGCGCATCGCGAAGAACGAGATGTACTTCGGGCGCAACATCGAGCCGGCGGAGGTCGCGGACGCGATCTCGCGGGTGACGCAGGAGGACGTCCAGGCGCTCGCGCGCGAGCTGTTCTCGGCGCGCGCCGGGCTCGCCCTGCTCGGCGATTTGACCGGCATCAAGGTGACCGAGGCGGCGCTCGCCCCCGCCTGA
- the purS gene encoding phosphoribosylformylglycinamidine synthase subunit PurS → MIARVFITPKKGVLDPQGRAISSSLHALGFGEVTDVRMGKYLELRLDPAQANGQPEERVRAMCERLLANGVIEDYRFEIDHEANGHSERDA, encoded by the coding sequence GTGATCGCGCGAGTGTTCATCACTCCCAAGAAGGGGGTGCTCGATCCACAAGGCCGAGCGATCTCGTCGTCGTTGCACGCGCTCGGCTTCGGCGAGGTCACCGACGTGCGGATGGGCAAGTATCTCGAGCTCCGCCTCGACCCGGCGCAGGCGAACGGTCAGCCCGAGGAGCGCGTGCGCGCGATGTGCGAGCGGCTCCTCGCGAACGGCGTCATCGAGGACTACCGCTTCGAGATCGACCACGAGGCCAACGGGCACTCGGAGCGCGACGCGTGA